The Candidatus Roseilinea sp. sequence GCTGGCCAGCACCGAGCCAAACTCGATCAGGCCAGCCAGCGCGCCCGTCGCCATCAGGCGCGGCAGCCCGAAATAGCGGTAGCGCGTTACGATCCAGGTTGCCAGCTCGCCGATGGCGCCGGTCAGCCCGCCGATGCCCAGCACCAGCAAACCGTATGGAGTAAACGGGATAGCCACCAGGCCGCTCACGACGCACACCAGCAACACCGCACCCGGTTTGCGCAGCACGTAAGCCGCAAATGCGGCCGGCAGGAAGAACAACCCCGTCGCAGCCGATCGGGCAAAGATGCCCAGGCCGAGCACGGCTGCATAGAGATAGGTGGATGAGACGACAGCGATGCCAAACACTACGGCGATCACCATCGCCGTCAGCAACTCGCGCGTGGTCCACAGGGGACGCTTCAGCACATTGGCCTGTTTTTCCATAGCAATGCCAAACCTCTCATCGAATGTTAAGATTTGCTAAGGTTTGTGCTATTTTACACAGACATTTCGCCCGTCAAAGGGGATAGGAATCGGCTCTCATCCACCTCTCATGACGGCAACATGCGTCAGAGCGACCCACACTGATTGCCTTTGGAGCAATCGCTTCTTCTCGATGAGGCGCCTTTCAAGGCTTCACACATCTAACCCCGCCGCGTGGCTGGGGAGCAGTTGCAGCCGCCGGGCAGAGCTAATCTCCACCTGAGTTGACGCCGGGGACTGGCGCCGCCTGCCGACCGGTGCACCGGGCGGCCACGCTAAGCAGCGCATCGCGCGCGCCCGCGATGACGATGGACGGACGCATCGCATCGCGCAGTTGCGTCAACGCGGCGAAGACAGAATGCAAATTCGAGGGAGAGATGAAGGCGCGTGGGCCTCGCCAGTGCCGTCGGCGCGGCCCACGCTGCTCGGTCATGCGTCACCGGCGCGTCGCCACGAACTTCAACGTCAGCGTCACCGCCTCCGACACGTTCGCCACAATCGGCACAGAGGGGATGGTGAGACCAAAGTCGCGATGGGCGACGACCGCTCGCGCCTCGCCGCTGAGCTGCGTCTCATCACCCGTCACGGAAGCGTCAAAGGTCACCGGCTTCGTGACATCCCGGATCGTCAAGTTGCCCACCACCTTAAAGTTCAACACGTCGCCGGGCTTCGCCGACGCCGGCAGCCCCTCGATGGCCGTTGGCTCGAAGGCGATCTTGGGATATTGGCCGGTCTGCAGAATGAAGCGGTGGATGGCGCCGTTGCGGCGCTCGTTATCCGTCTTGAAGTCCGTCGCGTCTATCTCCAGCTTGCCGATCTTGGAGTTAGACGGGTTGCCCCAGTCCACGGTGATCGAGCCGGCGACTTTGGGCGTTATGCCGACGACGACGGTAGGCACGCCCATCAGTAATTCGTTGAGCGCGAAGCTGGCTTCCGACCCACTCTCGCTGATTTGATATTCCACAATCTGCGCGGCGGGAGCCTCTGCCGTCGGCGCCTCGGCAGGCGCAGGCGCCTCCGTCGGAGCGGGCGCTTGAGTGGGGGCCGGCGCTTCGGTGGATGCCGGCGCCTGAGTGGGGGCAGGCGCTTCGGTAGGCGCAACCGTCGGGGCCGGCGCAGTGCTGCACGCGGCAACCAGAAGCGCCAGAGCAGTGAACAACGTAGTCAGGGTAGTTGGCGATCTCATAGATTTATCCTCCTAACAGTCCCCGATTAAATTAACGCCTCACGTGAAATTCTGCCCAAACACCGCTGAGAAGCGGCTTAAAACAGCAATGCGGCAGCGCGGTTTCCGGATGCGGTCGAAGCGCGCCGCAGGTTAGCGCGATGCCCGTTCGATCGTCTCCTCAACTACGTCCAGGCCTTCGTGCAACTGTGCTTCGCTGATCACCAGCGGGAAGAGGAAGCGCAGACCATTCGAGTATAGCCCGCAGCGGATGGCGAGCACGCCGTTGCGCGCCAAGTCGCGGACAACGGCAACGGTCTTCTCCGGCGAGAGCGGCCGGCGGGAAGCGCGATCCTCGACGAACTCGATGGCCAGCATCGCGCCCAGGCCACGCACGTCGCCGATCAGTGCGAACCGCTCCTGCATGCGCTTCAATCGTTCGCAGGCGATGCCGCCCAGATAGGCCGCGCGCGTGCACAGGTCATCGCGTTCGATGAGCGCGATGGCCTGCAGCGCCGCGGCGCAGGCGACCGGGTTGCCGCTGTAGGTGCCGCCTAAACCGCCCAAGTGAACCTTGTCCATCACCTCGGCGCGGCCCACCGTCGCGGCGATCGGCATACCGGCGCCCATGCTCTTCGCCATGACGACGATGTCCGGCTCGACCTCATAATGCTGAATGGCGAACAGTTTGCCGGTGCGGGCAAAGCCACATTGCACCTCGTCAACGACGAGCAAGATGCCGTAGCGCGTGCATATCTCGCGCAGCCGGCGCATGAACTCGCGCGGCGCAGGGATAAACCCACCCTCGCCCTGCACCGGCTCGATGATCACCGCCGCCACGTGCTCCGGCATCACATGCGCCACCAAGAAGCGCTCGAACGCCTCCCAGACCAGCTCGACCCTCTGCGCTTCGCTCAGGTCGGCGCCGATGGCGGTGCGATAGAGATAGGGGAACGGGGCGCGATAGACCTCCGGCGCGAACGGCCCGAAGCCTTTTTTGAACAGCGCGTATTTGCTGGTCAACGTCTGGGTGAGCAGCGTGCGGCCGTGATACGCGCCCTCGAAGGCGATGATAGCCTGCCGTCCGGTCGCCACGCGCGCGATTTGGATGGCCTGTTCCACGGCCTCGGCGCCGGTGTTGGTAATCATGGCCTTTTTGGCGCCGCGGATCGGCGCGATGGCGTTCAGCTTTTCGGCCAATTGCACATGGGGTTCGGTGGTGGCGACCAGGCCGCAGACGTGGATCATCGCCTCGGCCTGCGATTGGATCGCCGCGACGACTTCCGGCGGCGTGTGGCCGACGTTGAGCACGCCGATGCCGCCGGCAAAGTCAATCAGCACGTTGCCGTCCACGTCCTCCACCAACGCGCCGTGGGCACGTCGCACGGCGATGTCGGTAGCTTTGCCATAGCCCGCCGGCATGGCCGCTTCACGGCGCGCGATCAGCGCGCGGCTGTTCGGGCCGGGCAGCTCGGTCTTGAGCTGGATGAATTGGCGTATGCGCGTCATGGGGCATAGCTTACTCGAACCACCGCGGGGCCGGCGAGTGCTCAGTTCACCGCTTAATCAGCAAACGCTCACGCAACACACCCCGAGCGCATCCTCGGCTTAAGCCCCGTCTCAGTTTCGCATGGATAATGCGGCCTTGCGCAGCAAAGGCAAGCCCTCTCGACTCGGAGTTGCTCGATCGAACCAGGCGCCAAGCGCACTTTTGACCTGAGGTGAAAGCGTTGTGAAGTTTCCAAGCGTAACCGTCATGGGGTTGATCACGGCGCCGTGTGAGGCGCTGTTTGAAATTGTGAGCGATCCGACCCGCCATCCCCACATAGCCGGCAGCGGCGAGGTGATGGAAGTGGAATGGATCACGCCGCCGCCGGTGCGCGTGGGGTCAGGCTTCCGGTCACGCCAATGCATCGGCTGGTATCAATATCCCACGCGATCCTACGTGCAGGTTTACGATCCGCCTTACCGTTTCATCTGGCTCTCCGG is a genomic window containing:
- a CDS encoding aspartate aminotransferase family protein, whose amino-acid sequence is MTRIRQFIQLKTELPGPNSRALIARREAAMPAGYGKATDIAVRRAHGALVEDVDGNVLIDFAGGIGVLNVGHTPPEVVAAIQSQAEAMIHVCGLVATTEPHVQLAEKLNAIAPIRGAKKAMITNTGAEAVEQAIQIARVATGRQAIIAFEGAYHGRTLLTQTLTSKYALFKKGFGPFAPEVYRAPFPYLYRTAIGADLSEAQRVELVWEAFERFLVAHVMPEHVAAVIIEPVQGEGGFIPAPREFMRRLREICTRYGILLVVDEVQCGFARTGKLFAIQHYEVEPDIVVMAKSMGAGMPIAATVGRAEVMDKVHLGGLGGTYSGNPVACAAALQAIALIERDDLCTRAAYLGGIACERLKRMQERFALIGDVRGLGAMLAIEFVEDRASRRPLSPEKTVAVVRDLARNGVLAIRCGLYSNGLRFLFPLVISEAQLHEGLDVVEETIERASR